The DNA region GGCAGAGTTCCTGGTGGGGAACAGGAAcgtggaggagctgctggcagagcccaCGCAGGAGCTGTTCCTGCAGGCCACAGGGGGGATCTGGGACCAGGACGACCTCCACATCATCAATGTCACCTCTGCCCTGGACCGGGGTGGCCGCGTCCCCCTGCCCATCGAGGGGCGCAAGGAAGGGTAGGACCAGGattggggggtgaggggggagatTCTCCCCTGGGACAGACCCCCAACCTCCATATGCGGGGTTTTGGGGGTCACCTCCGTGCTGTCCCCCCCCCGGCAGGGTGTACGTCAAGGTGGGCTCCCATGGCACCTTCTCCCCGTGCCTGGTGGCCGCGTCCTCACCACGGAGCCGCTTCCTGTGCCACCTGGGCCAGCAGCCCCTCGCCTCCTGCTATGACACCTTCACCCCCCCCTTCACCATCCGCTGGTGCAACCTCACCCTGGTGAGACCCCCCCAGTCCCTCGGTGTCCCATCCCCCCTCTCATtgaccccccctcccccctgtAACCATCACCCCCCCCCCGCAGCTGCAGGTCTGGCCCAGCCCCCCCACCCAGGGTCCGACGTGGGGTGCaggggtgctggaggaggatggggatTTCCAGCCCCCCACCCAGCTGCCCCCCCAGGACCTGCTGCCCGGGTTCCTGGTGACACTGCTGGTGCCACTGCTGGTGGCCGcgctgctctgcctgctcctgggacACCTCATGTGCTGCCGCAGGGAGGGAGTGTGAgtctggggtgggggggacacgCTCAGGGTGGGGGGATCCCCCTACCCCACCCAGGGCGTGGACACCCCCGAATGggtgccccttccccagccaccAATGATCTCAGGACAACCTGGGGGTGCTGAAATCCCTCCTCAccatcaatttctttttttcccgttttttttttttttttttttttttttttttttttttttttttttcttttttttttcttttttttttttttcttttttttctttttttttgtttgtcggttttttgttttgtttttgtttgcataCAAAAACGGGATTTGGAGACGTCTGAGTAAGTCCCTtggctgggtgggtgctggaggggctgTTGGGTGTCATGGCCAAGCACAGGGGtacggggggggggggcagggggaggttggTTGTCTGGGGGATATTTTGGGGGGTGGTGGAACCTCAAGGTGTCCCCAAAGGgtccccctccagcccccctcctctccccacaccTCGGTTCCCCCCTCAAGCTCCCCCACTTGGAGCACAGGAGTTGGTTTGATGGACTCAAGAGCAGCAAGGAGGAGCCCAGAGATGAGGGGCAGATCCCAGGGATGGGGGACACAGCCCAATAATGGGGTGCAGACCCCCAGTGGTGGGAGACAAACCCCCAGTGAGAGGAGACAGACCCCAGTAATAGGGTGCAGACCCCAGTAATAGAGTGCAGACCCCAAAGATGGGGTGCAGGCCCCCAGTGATAGGGTGCAGACCCCACTAATAGAGGGCAGACCCCAAAGAGGGGGTGAAGACCCCCAACAATGGGGTGCAGACCCTCAGTGATGGGGTGCAGGCCCCCAGTGGTGGGAGACAAACCCCCAGTGAGAGGAGACAGACCCCAGTAATAGGGTGCAGACCCCAAAGATGGGGTGAATACCCCCAACATTGGGGTGCAGACGCCCAGTGATGGGGTGCAGACCCCCAGTGATGGGAGGCAGACCCCACTAATAGGGTGCAGCCCCCCAACGATGGGTGGGCAGACCCTCGTGATGGGGGACAAACCCTCACCATGGGGTGCAGCCCTCAAAGAGGGGGGGTGCTGCTCCCAGCGATGGGTGACAAACCCTACCAACCAGAGGAGGGGGACGAGACagaacccccccaaacccctcccCAAAgggtgtggggtggggagggcagggtgCAGCCCCCCGTTTTCCCTCTCCCGCAGCATCCAGCTGTTCCACCACGCCACGATCCACGGGGACAGCCGGGAGCTGAGGGACATGGCTGGCAGCCGGGATGTCCCCCGGCCCCTTTCCACCCTTCCCATGTTCAACATCCGCACGGGACAACGCATcaaccccctgcccccccccccgcgATGGGGCCCGGGTCCCCCTCCTCCCACCGTGACCCGGGGAGGGGGACAATCCCAGGGGTCCTCCTGTGTCTGGGGACACTTTCCAGgggacaatattttttttttttcggggggTGCTGTGATTAAATGGCTTTGGAGGCTCTGGGAAGTggctctgctgctttattttcatgtgccccccccctcccccctccccaaaacagCCCCTGGGGGGTGGTCCTGGGGTTCTTTTTTGGGATGTCCTGCTCCCCTCTCTCCatgtcccctcctctcccccccccttcagCTCTTTTGGGTGCCTTTCTCCATTCATGACCCCCCCCCAGTGTAtgtgtcccccccccaaaaaataactGGGCACCCCCACAAAGATTTGGGGTCACCCTCTATGTGTGTGCCGACCCCCCCGCACCCCTACCCCCCCCCGGACCCCTGCGTGGGGACAAGGGGCTCACGGAGAGCAGGTTGGGGATGGGGACACCGCGGGGGGGGGGACATCGCGGGGGGACAGGACACACAGCCACCATTCCCCCCCCCATGTCGTGTCCCCCCCCCGGACTCACCCCGAGGTTCTGCAGGATCTCGCCCCTTCCACCGCGCAGCCCGGAGCATCCTGCTCACCCCCAACAccccccaacacccccccccctccagggGGTCCCCCCAGCCCGGCCCCCGGCCCCTCCCCTCGGAAGAAAGAGCCTTTTCATAGAGCCCCCCCCCCTGGGGCAAGGGCCGGGGGGGGGTTAGGAAAGCACGGGGGGAACAAGGGGCCCCATTGATGAGTTGGAGAAAGGAC from Calypte anna isolate BGI_N300 unplaced genomic scaffold, bCalAnn1_v1.p scaffold_61_arrow_ctg1, whole genome shotgun sequence includes:
- the SGCA gene encoding alpha-sarcoglycan yields the protein MEVPELLWVLAAMALGGSWATTVPDDHLPPLHRVSETGAIFVHELEQELFLEAFLAGQEDEDGDAAAPITFRAHLQDHPDLPRWLRFIQRHPNQPGYLYGCPTATEVGTHTIEVQAYNRHTYETLTQLLLITIIPAPDGEPPYQAEFLVGNRNVEELLAEPTQELFLQATGGIWDQDDLHIINVTSALDRGGRVPLPIEGRKEGVYVKVGSHGTFSPCLVAASSPRSRFLCHLGQQPLASCYDTFTPPFTIRWCNLTLLQVWPSPPTQGPTWGAGVLEEDGDFQPPTQLPPQDLLPGFLVTLLVPLLVAALLCLLLGHLMCCRREGVQKRDLETSDIQLFHHATIHGDSRELRDMAGSRDVPRPLSTLPMFNIRTGQRINPLPPPPRWGPGPPPPTVTRGGGQSQGSSCVWGHFPGDNIFFFSGGAVIKWLWRLWEGWGGSGSAGARREQSGSSRDEERERQRGLQPAPPTHHPQRPPPGT